Proteins from one Panthera leo isolate Ple1 chromosome D1, P.leo_Ple1_pat1.1, whole genome shotgun sequence genomic window:
- the OVOL1 gene encoding putative transcription factor Ovo-like 1 isoform X1: protein METGSTVSLGFCPPQPYREPEPSVAEPPSCPLVLDMSLRDSSYSVAPGPCVVAQLPSDDMSRLADPQSRDHGFLRTKMKVTLGDSAGGDLFTCHICQKAFTYQRMLNRHMKCHNDVKRHLCTYCGKGFNDTFDLKRHVRTHTGVRPYKCSLCDKAFTQRCSLESHLKKIHGVQQKYAYKERRAKLYVCEECGCTSESQEGHVLHLKEHHPDSPLLRKTSKKVAVALQSTVTSLLQSNHHL, encoded by the exons ATGGAAACCGGTTCGACAG TCAGTCTGGGCTTCTGCCCACCGCAGCCCTACCGGGAGCCAGAGCCGTCAGTGGCTGAACCCCCGTCTTGCCCCCTGGTTTTGGACATGAGCCTTCGGGACTCCAGCTATAGTGTGGCCCCTGGGCCCTGCGTGGTAGCCCAGCTGCCCTCTGATGACATGAGTCGTTTGGCAGACCCCCAGAGCAGAGACCACGGCTTCCTGCGCACCAAAATGAAG GTGACCCTCGGGGACAGTGCCGGCGGTGACCTCTTCACCTGCCACATCTGCCAGAAGGCCTTCACCTACCAGCGCATGCTGAATCGTCACATGAAGTGTCACAATGACGTCAAGAGGCACCTCTGCACCTACTGTGGGAAGGGCTTCAATGACACATTCGACCTGAAGAGACACGTCCGCACCCACACTG GCGTGAGGCCCTACAAATGCAGCCTGTGCGACAAGGCCTTCACGCAGCGCTGCTCCCTGGAGTCTCATCTCAAGAAGATCCACGGCGTGCAGCAGAAGTACGCGTACAAGGAGCGGCGGGCCAAGCTGTACGTGTGTGAGGAGTGTGGCTGCACGTCCGAGAGCCAGGAGGGCCACGTCCTGCACCTGAAGGAGCACCACCCCGACAGCCCGCTGCTGCGCAAGACCTCCAAGAAGGTGGCCGTGGCCCTGCAGAGCACCGTCACCTCCCTGCTACAGAGCAACCACCACCTGTGA
- the OVOL1 gene encoding putative transcription factor Ovo-like 1 isoform X3, with amino-acid sequence MPRAFLVKKPCVSTCKRNWSELPDEERGEIYVPVSLGFCPPQPYREPEPSVAEPPSCPLVLDMSLRDSSYSVAPGPCVVAQLPSDDMSRLADPQSRDHGFLRTKMKVTLGDSAGGDLFTCHICQKAFTYQRMLNRHMKCHNDVKRHLCTYCGKGFNDTFDLKRHVRTHTGVRPYKCSLCDKAFTQRCSLESHLKKIHGVQQKYAYKERRAKLYVCEECGCTSESQEGHVLHLKEHHPDSPLLRKTSKKVAVALQSTVTSLLQSNHHL; translated from the exons ATGCCCCGCGCGTTTCTGGTGAAGAAGCCGTGCGTCTCCACGTGCAAGAGGAACTGGAGCGAGCTCCCCGACGAGGAGCGCGGCGAGATCTACGTGCCAG TCAGTCTGGGCTTCTGCCCACCGCAGCCCTACCGGGAGCCAGAGCCGTCAGTGGCTGAACCCCCGTCTTGCCCCCTGGTTTTGGACATGAGCCTTCGGGACTCCAGCTATAGTGTGGCCCCTGGGCCCTGCGTGGTAGCCCAGCTGCCCTCTGATGACATGAGTCGTTTGGCAGACCCCCAGAGCAGAGACCACGGCTTCCTGCGCACCAAAATGAAG GTGACCCTCGGGGACAGTGCCGGCGGTGACCTCTTCACCTGCCACATCTGCCAGAAGGCCTTCACCTACCAGCGCATGCTGAATCGTCACATGAAGTGTCACAATGACGTCAAGAGGCACCTCTGCACCTACTGTGGGAAGGGCTTCAATGACACATTCGACCTGAAGAGACACGTCCGCACCCACACTG GCGTGAGGCCCTACAAATGCAGCCTGTGCGACAAGGCCTTCACGCAGCGCTGCTCCCTGGAGTCTCATCTCAAGAAGATCCACGGCGTGCAGCAGAAGTACGCGTACAAGGAGCGGCGGGCCAAGCTGTACGTGTGTGAGGAGTGTGGCTGCACGTCCGAGAGCCAGGAGGGCCACGTCCTGCACCTGAAGGAGCACCACCCCGACAGCCCGCTGCTGCGCAAGACCTCCAAGAAGGTGGCCGTGGCCCTGCAGAGCACCGTCACCTCCCTGCTACAGAGCAACCACCACCTGTGA
- the OVOL1 gene encoding putative transcription factor Ovo-like 1 isoform X2, translating into MSLRDSSYSVAPGPCVVAQLPSDDMSRLADPQSRDHGFLRTKMKVTLGDSAGGDLFTCHICQKAFTYQRMLNRHMKCHNDVKRHLCTYCGKGFNDTFDLKRHVRTHTGVRPYKCSLCDKAFTQRCSLESHLKKIHGVQQKYAYKERRAKLYVCEECGCTSESQEGHVLHLKEHHPDSPLLRKTSKKVAVALQSTVTSLLQSNHHL; encoded by the exons ATGAGCCTTCGGGACTCCAGCTATAGTGTGGCCCCTGGGCCCTGCGTGGTAGCCCAGCTGCCCTCTGATGACATGAGTCGTTTGGCAGACCCCCAGAGCAGAGACCACGGCTTCCTGCGCACCAAAATGAAG GTGACCCTCGGGGACAGTGCCGGCGGTGACCTCTTCACCTGCCACATCTGCCAGAAGGCCTTCACCTACCAGCGCATGCTGAATCGTCACATGAAGTGTCACAATGACGTCAAGAGGCACCTCTGCACCTACTGTGGGAAGGGCTTCAATGACACATTCGACCTGAAGAGACACGTCCGCACCCACACTG GCGTGAGGCCCTACAAATGCAGCCTGTGCGACAAGGCCTTCACGCAGCGCTGCTCCCTGGAGTCTCATCTCAAGAAGATCCACGGCGTGCAGCAGAAGTACGCGTACAAGGAGCGGCGGGCCAAGCTGTACGTGTGTGAGGAGTGTGGCTGCACGTCCGAGAGCCAGGAGGGCCACGTCCTGCACCTGAAGGAGCACCACCCCGACAGCCCGCTGCTGCGCAAGACCTCCAAGAAGGTGGCCGTGGCCCTGCAGAGCACCGTCACCTCCCTGCTACAGAGCAACCACCACCTGTGA
- the LOC122199939 gene encoding uncharacterized protein LOC122199939, with product MTKEIIRPVLWMDYIFSWDTGCIPLRPQKGKGLRRHDKWRPPCSASWNHPGKPSLCPKPAAVLPVLAGHRATSQPFSPPRLHCSFSDQRTLTSILSEAISLGPGQLSCQNLTFLSVLTGTWGGFRTCLWWWLRTKQASRLLMEIERPSAHPTAHTSSLLAPGCSFPTSWNITSKAHAWQPPPPRCPSSREGTGWKNTELGLRDQVPRLIMSPQAISGFFTQPGKRQALQPGPIVFSVSQTVDPVHQRLLASAGLPPRAAAGLTRPWPW from the exons ATgacgaaggaaataatcagaccTGTTCTTTGGATGGATTACATTTTCTCCTGGGACACCGGATGCATTCCACTGAGGCCgcagaaaggaaaaggattgAGACGCCACGACAAATGGAGGCCACCTT GTTCTGCCAGCTGGAACCACCCGGGGaagccttccctctgccccaagCCAGCAGCTGTGTTGCCGGTCCTTGCCGGCCACCGAGCGACTTCTCAGCCCTTCTCGCCTCCTCGTCTCCactgcagttt CTCCGACCAGAGGACTCTTACTTCCATCCTCAGCGAGGCCATCTCCCTGGGCCCCGGCCAGCTCTCCTGTCAGAATCTCACCTTCTTATCAGTTCTTACTGGCACCTGGGGAGGGTTTAGAACATGCCTGTGGTGGTGGCTGAGGACAAAGCAAGCATCCAGATTGCTGATGGAAATAGAGAgaccctctgcccaccccacggCCCACACCTCTTCCCTTCTGG CACCAGGGTGCTCTTTTCCCACCTCCTGGAACATCACGTCAAAGGCCCACGCCTGGCAGCCGCCCCCTCCTCGTTGTCCATctagcagggaagggacaggatgGAAGAACACTGAACTGGGACTCAGGGACCAGGTCCCCAGACTGATCATGTCTCCGCAAGCGATCTCGG GGTTTTTCACTCAACCAGGAAAAAGGCAGGCCTTGCAGCCTGGCCCCATAGTCTTCTCAGTGTCTCAGACGGTGGACCCGGTGCATCAAAGACTCCTCGCTTCCGCCGGGCTTCCTCCTCGAGCCGCAGCTGGGCTAACTCGGCCTTGGCCATGGTGA